Below is a genomic region from Desulfovibrio sp..
TACAAATATACATACATTAAATACATACAACGAACCGCTATCAATATCACCTTTCCCCTCCACTGAACATTGGGATGTGTGTTCTAAAAAACAATCGAGTAAAGAAACTTTTTCTCCGTTACTAGAAAGTCCATGCAACGTATTTACGTTGTTGAAAAGTTCAAATTCTTCTTCAGAAAGGCAATAAAGGTTTAATTTTGAAGAAGAACCGCAATGGTTGAGTTCCCCTCTTATTCGCTTGTTTGGAGAAGACGGCAGAAACCATAACCCATTTAATGAAAAGCTTTTTTCCATAAAAAGTACCTTTAAACAATTGATTGAGCAGCTACTGGAATGCTAGAGGCCAGATAAACTGCAGTGATATTTTTGTAATAATCTTAGTGAAAAAAGTATAGCTCGCCACATAGCTTTATAAACGCAAAAACCCCCGACCATCTTTCGATGATCGGGGGTTTTTAAGATATCTGGTGGAGCTGGACAGAATTGAACTGACGGCCTCTTGAATGCCATTCAAGCGCTCTCCCAACTGAGCTACAGCCCCACGGCGAAATGCACAATGACTAAAACTGGCCGCTTTGTCAACAACTTCTTGAAAAAAAATTATGGGTTCCGAGAATCCGCTTGGCCCAAGCTTTTGCGGCGCAACATTTTTTTAGCCTTCACAGTATGCGCAGTCGCAAAGGAGCGCCCTTCCCTCACCACCATGCAAAGCGGCCCTTTTCAGACCAGAAGGTACGCTGTCGCGCCACTTGGGCTAAAAAGGGCCGCCTGTCGCAGCAAGCGCAAAAATCACCCGAAGCCGCCCATGCGGCCACCTGAAAGCGCTTTAGAAGCGTCCTGCTTTTCCTCATACACAGGCCATTCCCCCGCCTCCAACCGGCAGCGCTGGACGTACCCAGGCAGCCAACCGAATGAGGACGGGGGAACAACCGCACAAAATCATCTGGCTAGCGCGCAGCGCCCTGTGCCAGACGCGCCATTTCCGCACCCGTCGCTTCCAGTGCCCTGGCCAGCACATCGTCCGCCACTGCGTACGAGAAGCGTATGCAGTTATCATCGCCAAAGGCCGCGCCGGGCACCAGAGCCACATGTGCCTTGTCCAGCAGCCAGGTGCACAGTTCGGTAGAATTGTTCACTGCGCCACCAAAGCACTTGCGCACGTCCACAAAGAGGTAAAACGCGCCGTCGGGCTTGGGACACACGGCCCAGGGCCAGGTTTCAATCGCTTTCATGGCCAGGTCGCGCCGCCGCATGAAGGCCTCGCGCATGTGGTCGATGCAATCCGTGGGGCCGTTCAGGGCCGCCAGCGCCGCCTTTTGTGCAATAGAACAGATGCTCGACGTGCTGTGCCCCTGCATGGCCGATATCTTCTTGATCAGCATGGGATGCGCGGCCAGAAAGCCCACGCGCCAGCCTGTCATGGCGTAGCTTTTGGACATGCCGTTCAGCACCGCCACCTGTTCGGGATGACGCGCAAACCAGCCGATGGCGCTGGTCATCTTGGCAGGCGCGAACACAAGCTGGTCATAAATTTCGTCAGACAGCACAAAGATACCGCGCTGTATGGCCCAGTCCATAATGGCGGAGAACTCGGCCTCGGTGTACACCGCGCCCGTGGGGTTGCTCGGCGAATTGAGGATAAGCAGGCGTGTCTTGCCTGTCACGGCGGCGTCCAGCATGTCCGGCGTCACCTTGAAGTTCTGCTCCGGGCCGGCATGCACGGTCACGGGCACGCCGCCCGCCAGCATGACCATGTCGGGATAGCTCAGCCAGTACGGCGCGGGAATGAGCACCTCATCGCCGGGATTGATGGTAGCCTGTAGAAAGTTGTACAAACAGTGCTTGCCGCCAGCACCAATGACAATGGATTCCTGCGCCACGGGCACGCCGTAGGCGCGGTCAAAATACGCACCAGCGGCCTTGCGCAGTTCCGGGATGCCGGGCACGGCGGTGTAGCGACAGAAGTTTTCGTCAATGGCGGCCTTGGCGGCCTCACAGACGTGCGCAGGAGTGGGAAAATCGGGTTCACCCACAGCAAGGCTGGTGACGGCTACACCCTGCGCCTTGAGTTCAAGGGCGCGGCTGTTGACACTGAGAGTCAGAGAGGGTTTGATGCTGCTCAGACGTTCTGAAATCTGCATGAAAGGCTCCTTCCCGAAGGGGGACGCAATGCGGCGTTTTCGGCAAAATTACAGTCGTCAATTTTAGCAGCTTCATCAAAGGGTGTAAATGCGTACAAAGAATCAGCGCGTGCCAGCGTCGCAACCTGAAGACTGTCGGCAGACCAGCACAATCGACACGAGCGCGACGGCGCAGACGCGCGCCAAACACACCCCGGATACGCAAGCAAAAGCCCCACTGCTGCCCCTGCCTCAGGACTGCGTTGTGGGCAGTTTTGTGCAGCGGCGCAAGCGCTTCAGCGTTGAGCTTGCCCTGAACGGCGAACCCCTGTGGGTACACAGCAACAATTCCGGCAGCATGCTGGGTCTTACCCTGCCGGGCAGCCCGGTTCTGGCGTCCCCGGCAGCCAACCCCAACCGCAAGCTCAAATACACGCAGGAGTGCGTGTGGCTGCCCCAGACCGCCACACCTGAAAATCCGGGCATATTGCCCCTCCCCCGCCAGTCTGCGTGCGGTTTCTGGGTGGGCGTCAACACCAGCGTGCCCAACCGCATGCTTGAGGCGGCCTTTTATGCCGATCGGCTCCACTTTGCCAAGGGCTACACCAGCCTTGTCCGCGAAGCCAAACGCGGCCAGAGCCGCCTGGACGGCCTGCTCACCGGCCCCGGGCTGCCGCCCCTGTGGGTGGAGTGCAAGAATGTCACAATGGTTGAGGACGACGCCGCCTGTTTTCCCGACGCAGCCAGTGAGCGCGGGCAAAAACACTTGCGTGAACTTATGGATATTGTGGCCCAGGGCGAACGCGCTGCCATGTTTTATCTGGTGCAGCGGCCGGACGGCCACTGCTTCGCCCCTGCGGATTTCATTGATCCGGACTACGCCCGCCTGTTTTACGAGGCCCAGGCCTGCGGGGTTGAAATATACCCCTACCGCGCCCTTGTGGGCAAGAACGGCATTGACCTTGGCGGCCTCATCCCCTTGCGGCCCGCCCCATAGCACGCCAGCCCGCAGCAGAGCCGCCCACAGCAGCGTCGCCCACAGCAAAAGTCCATCTTACGGCAGTCACACCATACGCCGGCACCCGGACAAAACCATGTCTGCCCTCAGCGCGCGCTGCCTGAAAAGCGCTGCTTCAACCCCACCCACGTCACGTCAAAAAAACCTTCTCACTACCCTGAAAGACACTAAAAGTGTTAGACAGTGTAGTCACGAGATGAATTTTCAGTCATATCAAGGAGAACAAGCCTTTTATGCAGGGAGTGTACTTTCTGATGGTACTCGACCGGAATAAAAGGCGAAGTTCGACGAAGAGATGCCTGAAAAGGCGCTCGTGACTACACTGTCTAGGAAGTACTGATTAAAGCATCTCCTGGAAACGCGCAGTTATTTCGTTTGGCAAGGCGCGATCTTTTTTTGAAGCAGGAGTGGACTCTTTCGTCCTCGACTGTTTTAAAAAAAGTGAAGCAACGCCGCCAAACGGAATAAATCAGCGTTTTTTGGGGGGTGGGGGCGTGAGGGAGAAAACCCTTTTGCAAAAGGATCCCTCCCCCACAAAGCAGTTCAAACTCACAAATCAGATGGCCGCGTCCAGCAGCAGATTGTCCCTGTGGATAACTTCGGGATAATGGGCGTCGCCGAGTATGGCGGCCACCTCATGACGCTTGAGGCCCATGATTTTTTTAAGGTCAGGCGCGCTGTAGTTGGAAAGGCCCACGCCAATGCTTTCGCCATTATGCAACACGCGCACAAGGCCGCCGCACTGAAAGCCTCCCTCAACTGCGCGCACGCCACCGGGCAGCAGGCTGCCGCCCTTGTGCAACAGCGCTCGGGCCGCGCCATCGTCCACATGCACGCTGCCCGCCGGGTCAGACTGATAGGCCAGCCAGAACTTGCGCCGCGCGATGGCATGGTGCGCGGGCCGCACCCAGGTGCCTCGATCAAATGGCTCATGCCCTGCAGGCGCGGAGCATGCCCCGGCTGCGGCAAAAGCCCGGCCGATGACCGCAGGTTCCCGCCCCGGCAAAATCAGGGTGGGCACGCCCAACTGGGCGGCGCGCCGGGCGGCCAGCAGCTTTGAATACATGCCCCCTGTGCCCACGGACGTCTTGCCGCCGCACAGCTGGCCCAGATCCAGAGCCGCCACATCGTCAATATGGTCCATAACCGGCGCGTCCGGGTGTTTTTGCGGATCCGCCGCCAGCACTCCCGACGAGGAGGTGAGATTGATGAAAAGATCGGCCTCCACCAGATTGACCAGCAGGCTGGCCAGGCAGTCGTTGTCGCCGAACTTGAGCTCGCTGATGGATACGGTGTCGTTTTCGTTGACAATGGGCAGCACGCCCCATTGCAAAAGCTCGGCAAAGGTGTTGCGGGCGTTCAGAAAGCGCTGCCGGGCGCGCAAATCGTCCCGCGTCAGCAGCACCTGGGCCGTCGGCATGCCGTGCGCCAGGAAGACCTTGTCCCACGACTGCATGAGCTGGCCCTGACCCACGGCAGCGGCAGCCTGACGCGCCGAAAGGCCTGCGGGTTCCACGGCGCGGCCACGGCTTGCAAGCGCCGCGCGGCCAGCGGCCACAGCGCCCGACGAAACCAGCACGAGCCGACGCGCGTTCTGAGCAGGGGCAGAGGCGTCCGTAGCATGGGGAGCCGGTTCTGACTGCCCTGCGGGCGCCGCGTCGTCTGTGAGGGGCAAATCGCGCAGAAAAGCAAGCTGTGCGGCAAGACCTTCAAGAACCTGGCTGTTGAGCCCACTGGCGTCAGTGAGCACGGCGCTGCCCACCTTGACGACAACCACACGGGCCTGGGAGAGAACGCGGGCACGCTCCTGCTGCCAGCTTTCTGCCCGCTCTCCTTCAGACCGTCGGCCTGCGGACTGCGCGCGCAGCCCTGCTTCAGAATCCGCGCCCTGACCGCGCTGCCTGCTCATATGCGCTCCGTACCTGCTA
It encodes:
- a CDS encoding pyridoxal phosphate-dependent aminotransferase translates to MQISERLSSIKPSLTLSVNSRALELKAQGVAVTSLAVGEPDFPTPAHVCEAAKAAIDENFCRYTAVPGIPELRKAAGAYFDRAYGVPVAQESIVIGAGGKHCLYNFLQATINPGDEVLIPAPYWLSYPDMVMLAGGVPVTVHAGPEQNFKVTPDMLDAAVTGKTRLLILNSPSNPTGAVYTEAEFSAIMDWAIQRGIFVLSDEIYDQLVFAPAKMTSAIGWFARHPEQVAVLNGMSKSYAMTGWRVGFLAAHPMLIKKISAMQGHSTSSICSIAQKAALAALNGPTDCIDHMREAFMRRRDLAMKAIETWPWAVCPKPDGAFYLFVDVRKCFGGAVNNSTELCTWLLDKAHVALVPGAAFGDDNCIRFSYAVADDVLARALEATGAEMARLAQGAAR
- the sfsA gene encoding DNA/RNA nuclease SfsA produces the protein MRTKNQRVPASQPEDCRQTSTIDTSATAQTRAKHTPDTQAKAPLLPLPQDCVVGSFVQRRKRFSVELALNGEPLWVHSNNSGSMLGLTLPGSPVLASPAANPNRKLKYTQECVWLPQTATPENPGILPLPRQSACGFWVGVNTSVPNRMLEAAFYADRLHFAKGYTSLVREAKRGQSRLDGLLTGPGLPPLWVECKNVTMVEDDAACFPDAASERGQKHLRELMDIVAQGERAAMFYLVQRPDGHCFAPADFIDPDYARLFYEAQACGVEIYPYRALVGKNGIDLGGLIPLRPAP
- the proB gene encoding glutamate 5-kinase, coding for MSRQRGQGADSEAGLRAQSAGRRSEGERAESWQQERARVLSQARVVVVKVGSAVLTDASGLNSQVLEGLAAQLAFLRDLPLTDDAAPAGQSEPAPHATDASAPAQNARRLVLVSSGAVAAGRAALASRGRAVEPAGLSARQAAAAVGQGQLMQSWDKVFLAHGMPTAQVLLTRDDLRARQRFLNARNTFAELLQWGVLPIVNENDTVSISELKFGDNDCLASLLVNLVEADLFINLTSSSGVLAADPQKHPDAPVMDHIDDVAALDLGQLCGGKTSVGTGGMYSKLLAARRAAQLGVPTLILPGREPAVIGRAFAAAGACSAPAGHEPFDRGTWVRPAHHAIARRKFWLAYQSDPAGSVHVDDGAARALLHKGGSLLPGGVRAVEGGFQCGGLVRVLHNGESIGVGLSNYSAPDLKKIMGLKRHEVAAILGDAHYPEVIHRDNLLLDAAI